The nucleotide window AAGGAAAGAAGAGGTTCTTTTGGCAGAGAATTTAACTTTTGCAGTTTTTATAGAGTTCTGCAGAtagctgaaaaaaattaaaatcttttgGCATGTACTTTTGGTTCTGTTTAAACAGGCTTTATATTTTTGGCAGGGGCTTTGTGTTGAAAGTATGAGAAGTGCTGCAAATCATTAGACAGAGAATTGACGTGGTTTGTACAGGCCCAACTCAGAGCTGGTAATCCAGAGTTTAGTAAAACTCGCTCGCAGTCTTTTCCCAAAACCGTAAACTAAAGCAAGCTTTTAAACTTCAGAAAGCAGTGATTACACTACACATGATCCTGTTATGGAGACATATAGTATATAATTGTACACTCCTCCAGTCCAAGGCTGTGCTGATCAAATGATGTGCGTTAGGCCGAGAGGGAAGGGAGGGTTTCCATATGTTTGAGCGTTAGTGTCAGCCGCTGatggagagagtgtgagagagacgtCACAACAGACTCGAGAATTTGGCACATTCTAGAGAGCCTAATAATCACATATCGTAACATCTCAGCTATTGTACCCCGTCACCTCATTCCACAGCATTGTTTCGATAACAATGAAACAACTGCCATGCATATTCACAGTTCACACAATTGTTAAAAAATGGAGCAAGATGGGGAAAATTCCCCGCGCTCTGCTTCTGTCTGGGTTAGACAAGCGACCCTCGGTCTCTGTTGGTTTAGAGGAAAGCCAAAGCTTTCTCAGGTGGCTGATGATGGTGAACTCACGGTGAAGGATTGTGTTGCCGACAGCGTAAAATGATCCCCCACTTCCTGCGCAGACTCCTCATAGGCAGCCGCAAGCTGCTCAGTAGAGTCTGATGGGAGTTTGAGTGTTTACAGTGAGTTTCAGGAAAAGCCGGTGTGCTTACAGCATgtcttttacaaatatattattttacatttagtgtATTGTATGTTGAGAGAGCATTTTTTTGGAGTAGTTTTGTTATGGAATGATTTAGATATTTCCTAAAAACCTCCCAAACTTTCTATTTTCCTTGTCTTTCACAtaccaaatacttttttttggttATATATAGGGCTACTcattattaaaagaaacaaacCCTAAAACTAATTTGCATttaaccacttaaaaaaaaaaagttggtgtTGGTGACATCACCATAAGGAAGTTTTGTCAGATAAAAAGAACAGTTGTGTAAAAATGAAGACGTGCTGAAActttactcaccttcaggccattcaagatgtagatgtgtttgtttcctcattggaacagatttggagaaattatgcATTAGACGACTTGCTCACAAAGGGAttaactgcagtgaatgggtgccgtcagaatggacGCCAAATAATATTCCCTAAGTAATCCACACCAGTCACTTGTGGTGCAAAAAGCTCTatgtttgtatgaaacaaatcGATCATAAGGTgcaactttaaaccattgcttctggctataATCAATCAATAATAATCAATAAGCCAATAATCAATAATAgcgcttcctccagtaaaaacgTTCATCCATAATCCTCTCGCAttaaaatccactgacatattcTATTTTGGCttttaaatggtgcttgatctttgcatatttctaCTGATTCAGAAAGcaggatagaggactcatattttgaaGTAACGATTAAAAGCTAGAAACGctttaataatgcatttgtttctttcaaacatgCAGATGTTCGCTTCACAAGATCTTagatgatggactggagttgtgtgaattacttgtgATTCTGATGATttaccagctgtttggactctcattctgacggcatccattcactgtagaggatccattggtgagcaagtgatgtaatgctaaatctgttctgatgaagaaacaaactcctgtACATCGTGGATGGCCTAAttgaaactattcctttaagctcaCTTCTGGAAGTAAAATCAGTTGTAAAAAACAGAAGAGAGAggggaaagaaaagaaacagaaagggagagagaggatGTGCCCCAGACTTAAGGGGAAAATCAGTCTTGTGGATTTAAGTCCCCTGAAAGACTCTCTGGACTTTGCTTCAGAAGAAACTTCAAACTGTATCTGAAATCTGAGCTCTTTCTGGATCTGTTTTTTCACTTAATCAAGAGGCCGTCCTTCTCTTTCTTTGTCTTATTGAGATGAATTCATTTCAAGACATGTACAGGAAAAAGGGTTTTATCTTCAAAATACCAAAGCTCTTTGTCATTTTACGTTACTTTATTTGGTCATAACTTTAATGCTACTAGTGAATGTGTGTCATACTTGTGGGCTTGAATATCTTAGGTAATGATTTATTACTGCTTCATTTCCTTACCAGTGCCTTGGACTTGAGCACAATGTTTCTATGTTATAATgactatgtgtgtgtgatgtggtTCTCCTCAGGGTGCACTCTTTGTCTGGGTAAATCTTTTTTCCATTTCAACTACCCAGAAGAGGCTAATCACATGAAGAACATGCTGCCAGAAAAGACTGCAGGACCTACACTGTCCGTCAGCACGGGTGAGTGACGTCTTTCTTTACCTACCCCCTGTTCGGCTCTTGATTTTGGATCCATTCGGCTGTATTTTCATAAACAGAGTGAATTGCTCGCAGCCTAATTGGTCCCCTCCATTATCATGCCGCAGACTGTTTTATACACAGGAAGAGTGCAATTCAGTGCCATCTGTTCTGCTCTTCTGTGGTATTCTgtctttgtttgcttgtttgttaaaCATGTAAATATGCTCATCAGTCTCAATCAGTGGTGTTTTCTTCTGTCCTTTAAACATTACCTGTAATTTTCCATGAATTGGGTACAAAAGGGGGCATAAAGCTCTTAAAAAGTTAGGTTTTTTAATGTCAGTGAAAGGAGTTCAATGCATGAATTGTCTAGTCAACAAATTGTCAAGATTTTCCATATAGTTTAAATTTTTAGATACAGTCAGGTGAGACAGGCCACAACCAAAATTGGAGGGGGAGGGGGTGCCGACATTTCAGTTGTTTAAAATTAGTTATATCTTATGCTAGCTTAATTTTGTAACATAATGGTTTATGTGATGACTCTCACAACAAAAGCATGGGATTTGTGCCCGCTAATGTTTTAAAGTCATGGGATCCAAAGTGTAATGCATTCATGGAAAGTGCCACCTCTACTATTCTtcgtttcttttttctctttctctctctttctctgtgggcTTTTTTGTTGGCTGCGAGACCTTGAGTTAATACAAACAGTCATCTTACCACCATGCAGCCGCAGCTGTACAAATGACTATGCTACCTTGTAAATAAATGACAAGGTAAAATCCCATCCATATGGCTCCAGGTCAGCCACTTAGCTAAAATGATTTACAGCCCAAAACGTAGATAAACATTATGGAGTACAGGTGGTCcgcacgtatgtgtgtgtgtgttccctgatGGAGACCAACACTGTTCCCACAAATCACACTCTGGTTGCAGAGGAGTTCTGACTCGGTCCCTTTCCTCTGCTCCAGTGCCAGAAAGTACAAACCCATTCTGGCTTTGGTTCTTCCAATTTTAGAAGAcgctttttcttttaaaacccaAAGCATCCATATTTGTGTGGGCTGAGATTTGTATGAGAAAGCTTTTTTAGTTGTGTAGTCAGCTGAGCACATGTGACCCTTGAACTTAAGCAGAACCAAAGAATTAGCTGGCGcacatgtcagatttttttttcacatgtctgtttattttgtgaaattatgTATTTCTGCTTGTGCACGTGTCTATGTTAACATGTGCAAACACTGAGCTTTTGTATTAGTACAAGAAGATCGCAATTGAGGGGTTTGATTTTTTGATATGTTTCAGCTCTTGATTAGTTCAGGTTGAATGCATAACTGCTCTGTCACTTCCCCAAGGAAATTTCAGTCTCAGTTAAAATTTGCTCGCCTCCAGATGTTTAATTTGGCTTAGAAGGAACTTCCTTCATGCATTACCTTTCCACCTTTAGATATCAGATGAATTTATTGCTAAAGACCTTGGATTTTAAACCTCAAATGGGTCATATCATGAGAAATCAAAAATTCTGTGGTGTTCTGAGATTCCAAGTTGTTTGCCAACTCCAAgactcaaatttaaataaatatttgttcaaATCCAGCTCTCCAATCTCATTGGTCATGGAATCACTGAGCAGATTTCGAAAGATTTGAGAGGTCACAAGATACACAACAACAAATGAAATCTGGCATGAGTCAAATTTAGTTCGACTCTAATTTGAATGTGCATAAGTGAAttacataaatgaacttttttcCCAAACAGATGCAACAAAGTTTCATTCAAATGGCAGTACATTGGTTGGATCCAGCATTCGTGGCACACGCTCCAAGGCGGAGCTTCAGGAGTTGATGGAGAGCTTGCAGCGCAGGAAGTCCGCTCTGGAGGCCAGCTTAAAGGCTACTGCAGACCGTGGTTACCTCACTTTGTCCCCACCTCCCAGTCCCCAGTCGGCATCATCCTATCTACAGGACCGTCCACCCCTTTCTATACGAGTCCCTTCTCCTTATACACCCTCCAGCAGCTTAAGCATGCCACCATCACCTCATCACTCGGAGCGGCCCATAAGTCCAGTCCCAAGCCACACTCGTGCCCGACACCAATCGCAGGACAACTTGTTGCTTTGCCTCCCTTCGGAAGGGCGAAATCCTAACACTGCCAACTCGCTTCTCTCAATGTGGAACGGCTCTTCTTCGTCTTACGTGACCGATGCTCATCTTTCATCTCGCCGAGGTCCAAGCGGGGCAGCCAGCATGCCCTCCAGTCCTCGCTTGGGGCGCAGGCTGATAGCAAGGGATGGGGAGTCCACCGTTGACCCATCGATCCGCCAAAGGAAATACTCCACTGGCTCTCTGAATGGCCTGGGAGGACACAGTCTCTCTCTGCCCAGGTTGTATCGAGGAGATGCCCCGGTGCTTTCTTTGCCACCCCGACGTACCACCAAACCACGCCGCAGCCTTCAATACTTGGAGAAGCCTCCAGATGTGACCGTGACAGCCAACATGACTAGCAGTTCTCGCCGGGCCAGCCTCTGTTCCGTAGGTTCTGCCCCATGTTTGGATCTAGGAGTAGGAGAAAGGCGGCTGTCGTTTGGTAAAGGAGGCCTGGGGCCCGGCATGGGGCCAAGGAGGGGCAGTATCAGTTCTCTCAGTGGAAAAGAAGAACTCCGAGATTATCATCAGAGACAAAGAGATGAGAGACTACGAGAACAGGAAGTGGAAAGATTGGTAAGAGGACTATTTATTTATCGTTTTGTATTTAGAGCTCTATAAATTCAGAAGTTCAAAGAAAGCAATGATTAAGGGAGGTAACTTTGTTAGtattatgaaatattgttttgacTTTAATTCCTTATAATTCCAAGGCATGAATTCAGCTCTTTGGGTCTCCGTTTACTTCCTTTGAGACAGTGGTGAGACATGAAAGTGTCTTAGATGCTTTGATCTGTGCCGTTTTCTTGGCTCAGAGCATTATAAGTGCGGTTCACTGGCTTGTTCACATTTCCTTCATGCGCTACACACTTAACAAATTTTTATTCACAGCTAAACCAAAACCTTACATGTGTATGAACCAGCTGGTAAACACACTCTAAATTAGTTTTTGCTCTAGATGGTCACATGATAACCGAGCTAAAGCGGTGCATCTGTAGTCAAACCATCTGATCTGACCACAGTGGGTGTGTGCAGTTTGTTTGTGTGCAACTAAATAAGTTCAGTTCCACAGGGccaaatcccacaatgcactgctaAAGAGATAAAAATCTGATCAATGTGTTTTatgtaaaatctaatatttttaaagatttacTCCAAACTATTGAGCCAGCCagttttgtttataatattatgtattatatacaaTGCTGTCTAAAGTATGAGAGTAGGtgaaaatgcttctattttgcattaaatcagattacaaaacacataaacagaatcttaaatattcattttgcatcatgttttttttttaatctgtcagTGATCaatgattaacattttttaattccacTCTAGGAACGTCAGCGTCTCGAGACGATCCTGTGCCTGTGCTCGGAGCTGGGCCGGTCTGAACTGTGCCGGATGGAGACCAACTCAGGTGTCTCAGCTGTATCGGACCTACAGAAGATCAACCGAGAGCTGGAGAAGCTACAGGTGTCTGATGATGAATCTGTGTTCTCAGACTCTGCAGCAGTGTCTCCGGACAGCGGGTTTCTGGGTAAGGCTCGTGGAGAGATCCTGACCCAGAGACAGCGCAGACTCAGCGGACACAGGGAGACCAGGCCCCAGTCACCCACCACCAGCCTGCGGAGCTCAGTACCCTCACCCTCTCCACACCTCCGCAACAAGGTGAGACACTGTGAGACAACTATCATTCAAATGCtggaaaagtgattttaaaagtaattacaaaattattgttCCTCTGTAGGGTGGATTCTGTTGTTCTTTTAAGCTAAGAtcaatttttaaaactatatccTTACtattatcgttatagttatcctACTTGTTGTGACCGGGCCTTTACTGATAGAAACAGTGAAAGTCAATTTCTGGTTTAATATCTTACACAAAACCTTCCCAAGAGCATGTCCAGGTCACACTGTATTTCATCCcattgttgtattattattttttattataataatgtatattattctCATTAATACATTCTTATtactttaatgtaaaataaataaattatatgttattgattttatatattatttgtataaagTATTTCCCATAATTTGAAGTATATGTTATACAAatgctgaaataattaaaaatacaaatgatctaatacaaaaaaaaattaaaattaaaaagcatgATTTGCCATAATTctcattaatgtaaaaaaaacaatatatatatatatatatatatatatatatatatatatatatatatatatatatatatatatatatatatatatatatatatatatatatatatatataaattgcatttatctTAGTATTTGTTGTACAGTTAGTTAATGCTCATTTTACAATAAGATTCACAATACTATTTATTTCAGCTACAAATTACATAGTTATTTCTTGCCACAGTGACATTTGTTCttactatatatatgtattcaaatCTAAAGCAGTCTCCAGTTATGTACTCGATATGTCATATTGAATTAATGATGCAGTGGAAAGTATGTACTCCTAAGGGATCAAAAGTATGCAAAACAGTCTGGGAATGCTGTGGAGTCTTTATACCTAACTGATATAGTCTGATTCTAAACAGCACTACAGAGTGAACTTTGACCTTTTAAAAACGCTGACCTCGCACTCTTTGCAGCGACAccaaaacaagttttaaaacaGATTCTGTCTGTTTAAAGCGCATAAGATGTCAACTCCAGCTTACGAGGGGATGGTGGACTCTGTGGAAGAAGTGTTTTTCCAAGGGATACTTATAATGACATAATGGTATGTTTGAGTTTAACAGACCTGCTCAGGAGGAAAAGGCAGTTATTGCTTCTCCTGCAATAGGAGAGGAACAGGAAATGACTCTATTCCCAGTGGATTTGCTATTCATATGTGTGCTCGAGACACATATGACAGTAATTATTGGAAAGAAACACAGAAATGCATGGAAAGAATGCAGATCTGCATATGGTTTCTCCTATGCTTATCCTCTCATTtctagcaatattttttttattaaactctgATGTGACACTCATTTTGATATTGTTGGTGACAGTTTGCATTTAAACATATGCACAGGCCCATCCGCTGCTGGATATTTTTGGTAAATGTCAAATGCATGGAGATTAGACATAAGCCGTTATCTCCATTGACAGTGGCAGCTCTGTAGTCTGGCATCTGTTGCTCAGCTACATTCCTCTATGCTGTCACTGGAAACCTCGTGGCCTCAGAACCGGCCAAGTTTTATATCCATAAGGAGCTGTCATGAGGAGCTGGATATTCATTTTAGAGTTCAGTCTTATGTCATGTCTTAATGACTGCATTTGTGAATGTAATCCATCTTCTCTACATTACATCCTCATGTATTTGTGATTATATGTTTGTGACTGTTAAATTAGTCAAGGAGAGGTGACGTGATTATATTAGACTAATGAATTATGCAGGAGTTCAGCTAAACTATGGTTTGAACAAACAACGTTTTTTATTTTTCGTTTCTTTTTAGCAGGTGTCTGAAGACTTGCAGCTGAGACAGGAAGTGACACGTATTGAAGAGGAGAGGATTCAGGTGCttaacaacatcgaggaacttgaACAGAAGATCAGAGATCTAGACACACAGATGGATGAGTCTatcagagaggtgtgtgtgtgtgtgtgctttaaatGAGAAGTTGTATGTGTTTTTAAGTCTAGTAATCATTCCTGAAGCTCCAACAGTAGTGCGTGGCGCTAGCAATGCCAAGATCATGGGCCCGATTCCCAGAAATCACAAGCTGTTTCAATTAAAAGCATCTgagaaatgcattaatgtaaaagTCTTCATGTCTGCCAGTAAATAACTCTTACAAATGGACTCGCTAGACTTGTATACTTTTATtctacagtgttattttagtattaaaggAACATTTCACTATTTTCCAACTcctctagagttaaacagttgagttttactgttttcaaatccattcagccggtctctgggtctggcggtagcagttttagcttagcttagcatagagcATCTCGCTCAATAAAGACcaaagagtttttatatttttcctatttaaaacttgactcttctgtagttacatcgtgtactaagactgatggaaaatgaaaagttgtgattttctaggccgatatgcctaggaactatactctcattccggtatactttgctgccgtaccatggATGCCGAGTGATGTTACacagcgcctgaaaatagtccccagttagtttgtgtagttgcataaaaaatggtaaaactcaattgacctattttttttttttaattgtgtatttttCCTTAAATTATGTACTACTATagactttttatgttttgaataagcttttatttttatattgtcggtttttatttgaatttaagtagttgtttttttgtcatttttttctatatagctattcagtttcagtcattttagtacttcatcttaaacttaaaattaattgCCAAAGACACgtctaaacaattttttttcaagttattttttattttatttttattattttttcaactcTCTTTCAATtaccaaaacatattttttaactgcttttagttttagttgtgcAGTGAAGCTAAAGTCAATAAACGTTTCAATCTGTCATTAGATGGAGGTGGAGAGAGCTCTTTTAGACGGGGAGCAGGAGGCAGAAGTGGCTCAGCTGCAGAGCGATAAAGAAATGCTGGAGCAGCTCAACGAAAAAATGGCCAACATGgagaaaaatgctaaaaaaaatcaaactcagGTAAACATCATGTTTGAAACGATGTTTTGAATCACAGCTTGAAATGATTCAGTATAGTATATCAGAGCTGCAGGACAAAGATTATTTTCTCCAAAAAGGCAAACAAGAGGGTCTCAAAATCATGAGAAATCATGATTTATGAGCAAGTTTGCACttaatagttcaccctaaaataaaaGCTTTACTTTAGGATGtccatgagtttgtttcttcatctgaacagatttggagaaatcacataatttgtgaaaaaaatgtaaatccactggtgagcaaattataaaatgcaaaatttctccaaatctgttaagatgaaaaacaaacagttctagatcttgaatggcctgaggtgAGTACATTCAAATGTTCAAGTTATCTATTTCTGGATAATTTAGACAGAGGAACGCTTGTACTCTGTTATTAAAGGCATACACTGACGTCGCATCTACCTACCATTTTTCCAGTTTTCTTTGCTCTAACCCAAACTTGCTCTTTCTCTATTTCTTTGTCCGTCCTATTTGTGCCCATCTCACCACTGTGTGCTCTGTATGTGTGCGTCATCCGTACGGTAGGACAAAGCCCTGTTGGAGGCAGAGAGAGTTAAAGTAGAGAGGCTAGCTGAGCTGATCTCAGAGCAGAAGACCCAGTTGGACACCTGTCCTGAAGCACTGAAGGAGCAGCTCCAGAATCAGCTATCCAGGGTCAGTCAGTTACCGTGGTCTCCCTCATACCTGCGCCCACCAACTCTcctgctgtctgtctctctcaaacACTTCCTGATGTCTTATTTCCTCTCTGCAACAGCTCTGGAAATACCTTGTGTTCTTGTTGGTAGGCCTTTCTTCTCTGTGTCTTTTAACATACTAAAGTGTCCTGAGAATATGACCTTTTGTCTCTTTTCTGTTTAGCACAATCTTGTGAGTCATCGCTgatttttcagttcagtttagtttGGAGTTGCACCatgatgtaaaaaatgtaatctattgcCCGTGCTCAGTCTCCTTGGCTTTTTTGCATAGGACACGGAAGCTTTGGAAGCAGAAACGAAGCGTTTTGAAGATCTGGAGTTTCAGCAGCTGGAAAAAGAGAGCCGTCAAGATGAAGAGAAGGAGACACAGACGCAGCAACTCCTCAGAGAGATTGCAGAATATCAGAGATCTGTTGTCACTCGCAAGGTGTGTAGAGGGTTTTAATTGTGGAGTGTCTGTGTGTGGACGAAGAGCTTTTTAGAATCCTATTTTTTTCCTTCTGCACATAAAAACTGCATCTATTAAAGGAGCGGCTACTAACCCTGAAGAAGCAGTCGACCCAGATTACCCAGCAGGCACAGCGGGAAAAGGAGAACTTTTTGAAGGAGAAGAGCAACCTCATTTATATGCTCCAAAGGGTGAATATGTTTACACAGAATGTTTATATGAgtctaatatatacatacataaacatacagtGCCTGTGAGAAGTATTTGGACTCTTCGTCCACATTTAAACTGTATACCAATTTTTAGTGATcaacttttttcaattttaaaaatatgtacatcAGTAGCGTACATATTtttgcacataaaataaaatacctgcACTGAACACAAATTACATACAACTGGCAAAGCCtattttaatctaaataaatgtattaatttatttcattacataTCAAACCAAGAAGTTGcaaacaaacaagaaagtatGTTTCTCTGCCTTCTctatttaattactatttatttatttattaaactaactACTTTCAATAAACTACTTACAATCATTTCCTTTAAGATATCATTATGGACACATTCCACTGAACTAAAAATGGCACAgtatgtataaaatgtaaatttttgtaatttgtataaaCGTCTtcttaatatgaaatgtttttcttgAACATTGTGCTCGTACTACCTTTCTTTAGAGTAAATGACATGATATCCATACATAATGTGTAAAGATAAATTTGTTCATTTCTGAATGGTCtcctaataatttattttcaggaACGGGAAAACCTTGCATCTCTGGAAAGGAAGTACTCTGAACTGACAGGTGGTCAAGCCTTTTCTCTCAACCCTGTGTCCATGAAGGAGGTAACACAAACCATTTCTATGAGTAAAGAAACTAAGCTCAGTTTTGACGAAGAAGGATATTCAGTCAACAttaaaagacttttattttaccTGTCTCTTTGAATGCTCCAGCACTTTCGCACTCTGGAGGAGAGGAGGCGGAGCAATGGCAGTAAAGAGGGCGGAGTTCTGTTGAGTGACGGCGGAATGTCCCGTAAAAGAGAGAGGCAGAGCTCTGGAACCTTAAACTCTCCCCTTAATCACAGTCTGTCTCCCAAGGTCAGACAACAGATACGGCACAAAGGAAAAGTATTTGACACCATCTTGAAAAAATCTATTGAAATGTAACATTTCAGCATGGATTGTTTTGTTAAGTGGAAGAGAGGTTTAAACAGTCTCTTAATCCTCTAGCCCCATATGCCACTGTCTCAAAGCTCTAGCTGTGGAAGTGTACTCCCCCGCACTCTGTCTGTCACCTCCCGTGACCTGGACACCCGCCGCCTGCTCAAGGGTAACTTACCACACTGACAAGTCATATCTCTGAAATCTATTAAGTATATTTGTATAAGTTaaacatatgcaaataaataatatgtattatataaataataatacacttcACTTCAATACACTTAGTgatgtataaatgtttttgccttttatttgtattttatgtatatattgtagtattttgattaacatacattttctttttgtgttctttgaattaatattatatatatatatatatatatatatatatatatatatatacacacactaccaGAAAAACGTTTTGTATAATTTaagattgttaaaatattttgttccccaaggctgcatttatttgaacaaaaatgcagtaaaaaacttaatattgtttaatattattacaactgaatacaactgttttctgtttgaatttatttataaagtgtaatttattcctgtgagggcAGCTGGTTTTTAGCAGCCTTTTCTACAGTATTCAGTCCTTCagaaatgacccccccccccctttgttCATGCAGCAGGCCAGATGTTTTTGAATGACGAGAGGCAGAGATTGAGTGACATGTCAAATAGGACAGTTTCAGAGACCAACGTCTTCCTGGAGCCATTCCACTACATGGATAATGGACACAACTTTGACACAATGAGTGTGGACAGTACCGAAAGCCTAGAGACCAGCATTTCGGCCTGTTCACCGGACAACATCTCAAGGTGAGACCAGGACTTTGTTCC belongs to Carassius gibelio isolate Cgi1373 ecotype wild population from Czech Republic chromosome B10, carGib1.2-hapl.c, whole genome shotgun sequence and includes:
- the LOC127966496 gene encoding pleckstrin homology-like domain family B member 2 isoform X3 produces the protein MCVILVGLNILGCTLCLGKSFFHFNYPEEANHMKNMLPEKTAGPTLSVSTDATKFHSNGSTLVGSSIRGTRSKAELQELMESLQRRKSALEASLKATADRGYLTLSPPPSPQSASSYLQDRPPLSIRVPSPYTPSSSLSMPPSPHHSERPISPVPSHTRARHQSQDNLLLCLPSEGRNPNTANSLLSMWNGSSSSYVTDAHLSSRRGPSGAASMPSSPRLGRRLIARDGESTVDPSIRQRKYSTGSLNGLGGHSLSLPRLYRGDAPVLSLPPRRTTKPRRSLQYLEKPPDVTVTANMTSSSRRASLCSVGSAPCLDLGVGERRLSFGKGGLGPGMGPRRGSISSLSGKEELRDYHQRQRDERLREQEVERLERQRLETILCLCSELGRSELCRMETNSGVSAVSDLQKINRELEKLQVSDDESVFSDSAAVSPDSGFLGKARGEILTQRQRRLSGHRETRPQSPTTSLRSSVPSPSPHLRNKQVSEDLQLRQEVTRIEEERIQVLNNIEELEQKIRDLDTQMDESIREMEVERALLDGEQEAEVAQLQSDKEMLEQLNEKMANMEKNAKKNQTQDKALLEAERVKVERLAELISEQKTQLDTCPEALKEQLQNQLSRDTEALEAETKRFEDLEFQQLEKESRQDEEKETQTQQLLREIAEYQRSVVTRKERLLTLKKQSTQITQQAQREKENFLKEKSNLIYMLQRERENLASLERKYSELTGGQAFSLNPVSMKEHFRTLEERRRSNGSKEGGVLLSDGGMSRKRERQSSGTLNSPLNHSLSPKPHMPLSQSSSCGSVLPRTLSVTSRDLDTRRLLKAGQMFLNDERQRLSDMSNRTVSETNVFLEPFHYMDNGHNFDTMSVDSTESLETSISACSPDNISSASTANMAKIEEMERMLREAQAEKNRLLEHREREMELRRQALEDERRRREELERRLQEETNRRQKLVERESRPLTRYLPVRKDDFDLRGHIEAAGHHPETCFHLAITEKTCRGFLVKMGGKIKTWKKRWFVFDRNRRTLAYYSDKHETKMKGVIYFQAIEEVYYDHLKNAHKSPNPSLTFSVKTHDRVYYMVAPSPEAMRIWMDVIVTGAEGCTHFLV
- the LOC127966496 gene encoding pleckstrin homology-like domain family B member 2 isoform X4, with product MCVILVGLNILGCTLCLGKSFFHFNYPEEANHMKNMLPEKTAGPTLSVSTDATKFHSNGSTLVGSSIRGTRSKAELQELMESLQRRKSALEASLKATADRGYLTLSPPPSPQSASSYLQDRPPLSIRVPSPYTPSSSLSMPPSPHHSERPISPVPSHTRARHQSQDNLLLCLPSEGRNPNTANSLLSMWNGSSSSYVTDAHLSSRRGPSGAASMPSSPRLGRRLIARDGESTVDPSIRQRKYSTGSLNGLGGHSLSLPRLYRGDAPVLSLPPRRTTKPRRSLQYLEKPPDVTVTANMTSSSRRASLCSVGSAPCLDLGVGERRLSFGKGGLGPGMGPRRGSISSLSGKEELRDYHQRQRDERLREQEVERLERQRLETILCLCSELGRSELCRMETNSGVSAVSDLQKINRELEKLQVSDDESVFSDSAAVSPDSGFLGKARGEILTQRQRRLSGHRETRPQSPTTSLRSSVPSPSPHLRNKVSEDLQLRQEVTRIEEERIQVLNNIEELEQKIRDLDTQMDESIREMEVERALLDGEQEAEVAQLQSDKEMLEQLNEKMANMEKNAKKNQTQDKALLEAERVKVERLAELISEQKTQLDTCPEALKEQLQNQLSRDTEALEAETKRFEDLEFQQLEKESRQDEEKETQTQQLLREIAEYQRSVVTRKERLLTLKKQSTQITQQAQREKENFLKEKSNLIYMLQRERENLASLERKYSELTGGQAFSLNPVSMKEHFRTLEERRRSNGSKEGGVLLSDGGMSRKRERQSSGTLNSPLNHSLSPKPHMPLSQSSSCGSVLPRTLSVTSRDLDTRRLLKAGQMFLNDERQRLSDMSNRTVSETNVFLEPFHYMDNGHNFDTMSVDSTESLETSISACSPDNISSASTANMAKIEEMERMLREAQAEKNRLLEHREREMELRRQALEDERRRREELERRLQEETNRRQKLVERESRPLTRYLPVRKDDFDLRGHIEAAGHHPETCFHLAITEKTCRGFLVKMGGKIKTWKKRWFVFDRNRRTLAYYSDKHETKMKGVIYFQAIEEVYYDHLKNAHKSPNPSLTFSVKTHDRVYYMVAPSPEAMRIWMDVIVTGAEGCTHFLV